The Serinus canaria isolate serCan28SL12 chromosome 23, serCan2020, whole genome shotgun sequence genome has a window encoding:
- the RSPO1 gene encoding R-spondin-1 isoform X1 — protein sequence MQLGLLVVVVLLSSMDLTGSSKVVKGKRQRRISTELSQGCARGCDLCSEFNGCLRCSPKLFILLERNDIRQIGICLPSCPLGYFGLRNTDMNKCIKCKIENCESCFSRNFCTKCKEGLYLHKGRCYVTCPEGYTAANGTMECSSPAQCEMSEWGPWGPCSKKRKLCGFKKGNEDRTRRILQAPSGDVSLCPATTEVRRCTVQKNQCPEGKRKKKEEQGKQDNGNRNRKDTKDTKSGNKKRKNKQRGATVPVTPASPAQ from the exons ATGCAGCTTGGACTGCTTGTGGTGGTGGTTTTGCTAAGCTCCATGGATCTaacaggcagcagcaaggtGGTGAAGGGCAAGAGGCAAAGACGAA TCAGCACggagctgagccagggctgtgccaggggctgtgacCTGTGCTCTGAGTTCAACGGGTGCCTGAGGTGCTCCCCCAAACTCTTCATCCTCCTGGAGCGGAACGACATCCGACAGATTGGGATTTGCctgccctcctgtcccctgggaTACTTTGGCCTTCGCAACACGGACATGAACAAGTGCATCA aatgCAAAATTGAGAACTGTGAGTCCTGTTTCAGCCGAAACTTTTGCACAAAATGTAAGGAAGGTTTGTATTTGCACAAAGGGAGATGTTACGTCACATGCCCAGAAGGCTACACTGCTGCCAACGGCACCATGGAGTGCAGCAGTCCTG CACAATGTGAAATGAGTGAGTGGGGGCCGTGGGGGCCCTGCTCCAAGAAAAGGAAGCTCTGTGGCTTCAAGAAGGGCAATGAGGACCGAACACGGCGGATCCTGCAGGCTCCCTCTGGGGAcgtgtccctgtgtcctgcaaCCACGGAGGTGCGGCGCTGCACGGTGCAGAAGAACCAGTGCCCCGAAG ggaaaaggaagaaaaaggaagagcaagGAAAGCAAGATAATGGGAATAGAAATCGGAAAGACACCAAAGACACTAAGTCTGGCAACaagaagaggaagaacaaaCAGAGAGGGGCCACGGTGCCCGTGACGCCCGCTAGCCCTGCCCAGTAG